The Mucilaginibacter mallensis genome has a segment encoding these proteins:
- a CDS encoding ABC transporter ATP-binding protein codes for MAVTSPLAIDIENMGFHYPGNADVSFSGLNLQVKKGERFGLFGPNGAGKTTLISLMTGLLTADSGHIKLLGHEMGKQNNSSTNKLFGFVPQDFSFYQELSPVENLEFFGAWSGLSKQTIKRRTDELLTILGLEEVRNKQVQKFSGGMKRRVNLAIGVIHNPEIIFLDEPTVGVDVQTGHAIINYLHELNKGGTTLIYTSHQLSEAEELCQQVALIDGGKIIAQDSLHKLLHEYKKESLEHLFLNLTGKDYRN; via the coding sequence ATGGCAGTAACAAGCCCGTTGGCAATAGATATTGAGAACATGGGTTTCCATTATCCGGGGAACGCGGATGTTTCTTTTTCGGGTCTTAATTTACAGGTGAAGAAAGGGGAACGTTTTGGGTTATTCGGGCCTAATGGCGCGGGTAAAACTACACTCATTAGTTTGATGACCGGTTTGCTTACCGCAGATTCGGGCCATATTAAATTGCTGGGGCATGAGATGGGTAAGCAAAACAATAGTTCAACCAACAAACTCTTTGGCTTTGTGCCGCAGGATTTTTCTTTTTATCAGGAATTGAGTCCGGTTGAGAACCTGGAGTTCTTTGGCGCATGGTCGGGCCTCAGTAAACAAACCATAAAAAGGCGTACCGATGAATTGCTCACCATACTGGGATTGGAAGAAGTGAGGAATAAGCAGGTTCAGAAGTTCTCGGGAGGGATGAAGCGCAGGGTGAATTTAGCAATCGGTGTAATCCATAATCCGGAGATCATATTTTTAGATGAGCCAACAGTAGGGGTTGATGTGCAAACCGGGCACGCCATTATCAATTACCTGCATGAGTTGAATAAAGGTGGAACTACACTTATTTATACATCACACCAGTTAAGCGAAGCTGAAGAACTTTGTCAGCAGGTAGCATTGATTGATGGGGGCAAGATAATAGCGCAGGATAGCTTGCATAAGCTATTGCATGAGTATAAAAAAGAGAGCCTTGAGCATTTGTTTTTAAACTTAACAGGAAAGGATTACCGAAACTGA
- a CDS encoding BtrH N-terminal domain-containing protein, whose amino-acid sequence MKIEFEHRQAAHCESGVTSNLLSISSGGKITEPLAFGIGAGLFFAYIPFIKVNNGPAIAFRTFPGYIFKRTAKSLGIPIVSKKFSSKEKAEAYLKDCLNDGNPVGCQVGVYYLPYFPREYRFHFNAHNLIVYGMDGDNYLVSDPIMEGTNVMSSYELERVRFAKGALAPNGLIYYPKKGAVITDEVMKQAIKNGIKKNVYNMLSIPGSFAGISGIRNTGNKIKKWRDKLGIETSKLYLAQMVRMQEEIGTGGGGFRYIYGAFLQEADAYLPGNQLAEYSVMFTRAGDMWRNAAVHAAGIYKGRIGSQEDFNIMGDYLLEIAEVEKQAFETLKKIKWQ is encoded by the coding sequence ATGAAAATTGAGTTTGAGCACCGTCAGGCCGCACACTGTGAATCGGGCGTTACCAGCAATTTATTAAGTATCAGTTCAGGGGGAAAAATAACTGAGCCATTGGCTTTTGGCATTGGCGCCGGTTTATTTTTTGCCTATATCCCTTTTATAAAAGTTAATAATGGACCAGCGATAGCTTTCCGCACGTTTCCGGGCTATATATTTAAGCGCACGGCGAAATCACTGGGGATACCTATTGTGAGTAAAAAGTTCAGCTCAAAAGAAAAGGCCGAGGCTTATTTAAAGGACTGTTTGAATGATGGCAACCCAGTGGGTTGCCAGGTAGGGGTTTATTACCTGCCTTATTTCCCGAGGGAATATCGCTTTCATTTCAATGCCCATAACCTGATAGTTTACGGCATGGATGGCGACAATTATCTGGTGAGTGACCCGATTATGGAAGGCACCAACGTAATGAGCAGCTATGAACTGGAACGGGTACGCTTTGCTAAAGGCGCGCTTGCCCCTAACGGACTTATTTATTACCCTAAAAAAGGCGCTGTTATTACCGATGAGGTGATGAAACAGGCCATTAAGAACGGGATAAAGAAAAACGTTTATAACATGCTGAGTATACCGGGCAGTTTTGCGGGGATCTCGGGCATTAGAAATACAGGCAACAAGATAAAAAAGTGGCGCGATAAGTTGGGGATAGAAACATCAAAACTGTATTTGGCCCAAATGGTGCGGATGCAGGAGGAGATAGGCACAGGTGGTGGTGGATTTAGGTATATTTACGGCGCATTTTTGCAGGAGGCCGACGCGTATTTGCCAGGCAACCAATTGGCCGAATATTCAGTAATGTTTACAAGGGCTGGTGATATGTGGCGTAATGCTGCTGTACATGCTGCCGGGATATATAAAGGCCGCATAGGCAGTCAGGAAGATTTTAATATAATGGGTGATTACCTGCTTGAAATTGCAGAAGTAGAGAAACAGGCTTTTGAAACTTTAAAAAAGATAAAATGGCAGTAA
- a CDS encoding beta-ketoacyl-ACP synthase III, producing the protein MSDTKVYINHTSAYFPNEPVSNDEMESYLGYIDNKPSKSKKIVLRNNGIINRYYALNKEHKSTHTNAQMTALAVRELFDNDPEKLKQIELLSCGTSSPDQMMPSHGVMTHGWLPEAGGIEVVSPSGVCCAGMHALKFAYLAIKAGEVKTAVATGSERFSGLLVSEVFEEEAQSLKAMEENPYIAFQKDFLRWMLSDGASAFLMTDKPNPEGLSLRIEWIEGVSYANEMDTCMYMGGDKQADGSLTGFMDYTPEEIMTKSIFSVKQDITLLSDNIVPLGGRKIREIFEKKGLDVTDIDWFLPHISSNFFKSKIYDMIEEYGGGIPYEKWFINLYTVGNVGAASVYLMIDELFKSGKLKKGEKVLLLVPESARFSYMYAMLTVC; encoded by the coding sequence ATGTCTGATACAAAAGTTTATATCAATCATACCTCGGCGTATTTTCCGAATGAGCCCGTTTCGAACGACGAGATGGAATCATATTTAGGTTATATTGATAACAAACCATCAAAATCAAAAAAGATTGTACTTCGTAATAATGGCATTATCAACCGCTATTACGCCTTGAATAAAGAACATAAATCAACCCATACCAATGCCCAGATGACGGCCCTTGCTGTTAGGGAATTGTTTGATAACGATCCTGAAAAGTTGAAGCAAATTGAGCTGCTCTCCTGCGGTACCTCATCACCCGACCAGATGATGCCGAGCCATGGTGTAATGACGCATGGTTGGTTGCCCGAGGCTGGTGGTATTGAAGTGGTATCGCCATCAGGTGTTTGCTGTGCAGGTATGCACGCCCTTAAATTTGCCTACCTGGCTATAAAGGCAGGCGAGGTTAAAACAGCAGTTGCTACCGGATCAGAAAGGTTTTCAGGACTATTGGTTTCCGAAGTTTTTGAGGAAGAAGCGCAGAGCCTGAAAGCGATGGAGGAAAACCCATATATCGCTTTTCAAAAGGATTTTTTAAGGTGGATGCTATCGGATGGGGCATCGGCATTTTTAATGACCGATAAGCCCAATCCGGAAGGCCTGAGCCTGCGAATCGAGTGGATAGAAGGTGTATCATACGCCAACGAAATGGATACCTGTATGTATATGGGCGGCGATAAACAAGCTGATGGCTCGTTGACCGGCTTTATGGATTATACGCCGGAAGAGATCATGACCAAATCTATATTCAGCGTAAAACAGGATATTACTTTACTGAGCGATAATATTGTGCCCTTAGGTGGCCGAAAAATAAGGGAGATATTTGAAAAGAAAGGTTTGGATGTAACTGATATTGACTGGTTTTTGCCGCATATATCGAGCAACTTTTTCAAAAGCAAGATCTATGATATGATTGAGGAATACGGCGGCGGGATCCCGTATGAAAAATGGTTTATTAACTTGTATACCGTTGGTAATGTAGGCGCAGCATCAGTTTATTTGATGATAGATGAATTGTTTAAAAGTGGCAAGCTGAAGAAAGGCGAAAAGGTATTGCTATTGGTTCCTGAGAGCGCGCGTTTTTCATACATGTATGCTATGCTTACCGTTTGCTAA